The window ACAAGTCCAACCCTTTGCCCATTATTCCTTGGAGCCTCCTGGTGTCCTAAATGATGTGAGAGTAATTATGTAGTTCTAAACCAAGATTGATTCTACTAGATTGTATTTCAAATTCCTTGGGATGCTATAGTAACTCTATTACATCCCTTGAATATATGTGTCATAGAATATAGAGCTGGTATAATTTACTATCTTTCAACTAAAAGATTTATGTTGCTTTATGAGCTTGATGCTAGAAAATAAGTTAGGCACTGAGCCTCTAAGGAAATGGTCTGTTTCTCTAGCAAAACTGCTTCAGCAAAGAAAAccagaattgttttctttgttttcaggaaagaatgaaaacaaatcaCATCTTAGATCCAGGAaaactttatttctccttttattcttttgttttattcttcttcatttctctatCACAGTCTCTTGGCCTATTGCAAGAAATCATGGATGCATCAGAATCAATCCTCTATGTCAAATAACTAGTGTTCAGTCATCCTAGAATTAGAAGGACTCTATGACCTCAAAGTGTCATATATTTCCTATCTTCAAATAACATGCTTATTTCTAGGACAAACTGGgaacaaaatgacaaattaaaCATAGTTGGGTGGAGGGGTGCTTCTCTATTTATTTCCTGTCTTCAATCTTTTGTCAGTTCTTTCTTTCAGGACAACCAGTCCTTCCAGCTTCTCCCAAGGTTCCAAGACTACAGCATCCAACTCACTTTCCTTTCCTATAAATCTTTGATATTTAGATCTTTCCCATCTCTGACCTGCCTTTCAAAAATgagtttgtttttatattccatCCTTCAAGTTTTCACCTTTTGAAGCTAGTTATGACAAAATAATACTCAGATTATTTTTTCCAGATTATGTGTATGCTTTTTAATTAAAGATCTTTTAATACCTTGGTCATCATGAGGATCACCACTCTGCCAGTATTCTAGGCTAgaaacactggacttggagaaaGAGACTTAGCATGCTTGAAGTCAAATTGTATCTTATCTGCTTGCTCTGTGACCATGAACCAATCACTTACTCTCTGTGAGCCTCAGCTCTCtcttatgtaaaatggagattatactTACCTAGGATTATGgtatttagagttgaaaggggtCAAGaagtccaactctttcattttacagatgagggaactgaaatattgtctagagtcacacagctaataagtgatagggtggaatttgaacccaagttctcctgcttccaaattcagcattctatccaccacacagatttgttttgagaatcaagtgATGTTATGTATGCAAATTGCTTTTTAGCTGTAAAGTATTATACATATTAGCTATTAATATCACACACCACTATGCAACACCACTCTTCCTTCCTAAAATAATGCTCTTTTTCCTCATAAAATTCCTGCTCTACttttcaaaaaatactttttgacCAACTCTATAAGTTAAATTTCCAACTCCTCATAAGTTCTGGCCAATCTTAATCATCTCCATGTTGCTAGCTAGACTATCCCAAGGTCAGCTAAAACTATGTCAATCTCTAAAAATGTATCCCATGCTTTCATCTATCTTTTGTGAATTCCTTAATATTTTTCTCAAGAAGATTTCACATCTTAGATGCATTCTTCTGGTCTCTGCTTTCAAAGGTAAAAACAGTATTACAAAATCTAATCAAATTTGGTGTGAAAATATTGAGGAAAGAAAGTACTCCCAAAATAAATGATtcaaaattcttaattttctgGTTAAGACATATGTCCTTAAAAATTAACAcagattatttttccctttgcatTCTCAGAAGCTAAACATCATATCTCAGTTGGTCTCAAATAACATACCCAGAGTCCAACCTCTTCCTTTTACAAATTGAAATTTAGTTCTCTAGAATTTTAAGAATATTagtttaaaatatatcatttgtaACCAAGATTACACTAGATTGTTTCTTATGATGGAAGCAATGTAGTGCAACGGAAAGTACATTGGAAATGGAGTCAAAGCACAGATCCCAAGTCCaacatttgacatttattttgcCAACATAATTCTGGGActtctaggtggtacagtgtatagagtgctgggcttggagtcaagaacactcttctttctgagttcaaatctgacctcacatacttctgagctgtgtgactctgggacacttaaccctgtttgcctcattttcctcatataaaaaatgaactaaataaggaaatggcaaaccactctaatgtctttgccaggaaaaccccaaatgtagtcACGTAGAGTCAGACATCACTGGAAAACAATggaataacaacaaaatgtgAACTTCTTCctaggactcagttttctcatctaaaaaataagGGGTTGGACTAAGTGGCCCCTGAGATCTTcttctctaaatccatgatcctgtgAAAATACCTAAAATCACCAAATAGATGAATGTCGTTTATTAATAGTCTTGGaatgaatatattcttttttattgtttttgtgaagcaatggggctcggtgacttgctcaaggtcacacagctagtaagtatcaagtgtctgatgttggatttgaactcaggtcctcctgactccaggactagtgttctAGTTGTGCCATCCAACTGTCCAAATGAACACATTCTAAAGAGGATCAATATTGACATATTAATATgcctttgaagtttgcaaagcaaGCACCACTTTAATGGGTTGGTGACCTAtgtaaattataaggaaaaataaagtagcCAAGTAGGCTCAAGGGACAAAGCAGAGGGCTTGGAAGGAGTTTGaatgtgtaatcctgggcaaatcacttaactctttgtCTAactttcttcacctgtaaaataaactggagaatgaaataggAAAGCACTCCAgttccccaaatggggtcatgatgaaTAACAAATAGGGAAAATGTCTTAAATCCCTTTATCAGTTCCCTAAAACACTTGGAAAGTATTTCAACTTTGGCAGTGTTACTCCAGAGGACCTGATGCACTAATTGTCCATTCCTTTCCCATGATGCCCCAACTCTCATCTGCTTATCTTTACACTGACATaacctggaatgctcttcctcatAGAGTCCTCCTCCTCCTGAAGGTACAGCTCAAATACtttctgcaggaagcctttcctgatctccccaaGACCTAGGCTCTCCTTCCCAAACTTAGTACTTAACTTacttttgcggggggggggggggggggggctgtatatatgtgtctgtgtgtgtgtgtgtgtgtgtgtgtgtgtgtgtgtgtatgtatgtatgtatgtatgtattcactGTCTTCTCTATTAGAGTGTAAGCACCTTGTGAGTAGACATTATTTTGTTCTTGGCACTCAAATTCCCAGGATCTATTTTAATCAATTCAAATCAGAGACTAATATCAGACAGCagcacttactatatgccagatgcTGTACTATGCACTTAGGATACAAAAAATGACAAAGCCAgtaatatttctttctctccatgtGCCCAATAAGAGGAGATgagtaaattatttattctttacttCATGCCTGCAAGTATGGAATTACTCAGTAGGATTGTATAATATTGTAGAATTCATGCTCACTATATTACATAATAAACTACTTGTTTTAAAAGGTCTAAGATTCTGcagattgaaataaaaatgtgaacctacaagcagaaaaaaaaatgttgtgagGTCTGATACcaaacaattccttttttttcctggctaagttaatatggttttattttttaagcttgcaggactatatatatatatatatatatatatatatatatatatatatatatatatatatacatatatatatatatgtatgtatgtatatagtcaGCTATGAACCACACCCCAGACTGATTTCCTGTGACTTGTGTGTTGCTCTTCATTTTTTCCGTCTATATTTTTTCTCCTCCAACTTCTTCAGAAATGTTATTCCAATTTCTGTAACTTTGTCACCTTTAAGTCTGTCTTGCAAGAATGTAACATCAGCAGTCAAATGAATCTAGAAGAGGAAAATACAGGattgattctttatttttaaatcccccccccctcccattcagttttcatttctcttaaggAGTAGTATATCTTTCCTTATGGGAAAGTGAAAGTGAAAATGCTGCTTATGTGCTTAGTTTACAGCACTTAAAAAAATGGTTCTGAGGAAAAATCAGAGATATTAGTTCAGCTCAATTGGAAGCAGCTTTGTCTAAAAATGATCCCCTAAAACTGAGGAGCTGTAGAAGACTGGATCTGCAGCTGTGGGTACCTTTGGGTTTCTTCACTCTAAAGTAGAaaaccctttctctttctctctagacCTACCCCAATCTGAATCCAAATCTCCTGGAATCAGAAATAATTACATCTTATTTTCTGAAGATGAATAATAGCAACTGGCTTAGAGTGAGTATTAGGAaaagagggtagctaggtggcacagtggatagagtactggccctggaatcagaaggatctgagtttaaatccgacttcagacacttaataatttcctagctgtgtgacactgagcaagtcatttgaccccattgccttaaataaaaaaaaataagtttaaaaaaaagaattaggaaaatataTCTCTATGTTATCCAACTATAAAGTTATTTATATggtttatttttaacaaaattttatatttctacacTTCCTAAGATTGCCagcttacaaaaaaaagaatgtcatttAGAACAAATAGGTTTATCAGTAAATAATTAGGTTACTTTTGTGAAGAAACGAAAACTGTAATAAAGCACATTTTGATTTGGTATAAATCATTTTATCGTAAGTAAAATGATATAGTAATTTAGAgactttttaaatctttgagaGCATTGAAATGGCTAATTATGAATATAAAagtaaagattaaaattaaaaatatttgatattcaatatttgttttaagtgactcttttcttttttcatacttCTTATGTATACAACTAAAATGTATATCTTCCTAGATTCAGTCATATCTATTCAAATGAGCCAGTGTTTCTGTACTTTCTCATATAAAGTTAACACATACTGCCAATCTGCCAGCAGGTCATGAATTTTGAGGTGAGCACTAGTATATATTATTGAAAGAGAAACTTCAAATTCAGAATTAATGACCCTGGGTTCACCTCTCAAGTCTGTCATTTATCACCAGTGAGAATTggagcaattcacttaatttctttggatGTCAgtgttatctataaaataaggaagcaGGAtaaaatgacctttaaggtcGCTTCCAACTCTAATTTCTATGATCCTGTGGATTGACATTTAGTGCCATACAAAGTTTGGAGTTAACCTACATCATGAACTCCTACTGTTTATTCTACTCTATTATTCATGAAATATTCATCCTTCTCTCCTCCTAGTCTAAATCAGGGTCAAGTAACTTCTGTTCATCAGTTTCTGGGCTTCCTCCTGTTACCTCTCCCCAATCCCAAGAATATTTAACTTAGGGATAACCTAGGAATATTCCAATATGGAAGGGCATGTAAGAATGACAGTAAATGAGTTTGGAATTGTCCATACTTTTTGATCACTTATATGACTTTCTGTACCCCTTTTTCATTAGTAATGTATAGATAATTACTGTATGATAGACCAATTTGTGTCTAGCCAGGAAAAATGAATGGTGTGCTTTACCATTTCCAGGGCACCTCTGATGACTCCACACAACAAATTACAGTAACAAAGAGAAGATCGCCCTGCTGGAAGCTCTTCTACAAATTCCACCAAAGGATTCTTATCCAGAATTAGAGAAAATTCATTTCTACTTGATTCATTACGTGTCACACTAGGTGTTATTCCCAGGTACATCTTGAAAGCAACCTGAAAAGGGAGGAACTACAATTGTTGTTGACATTTTGACTAGAACAAATATCTTAGATTTTACTTCTCAGGTATCTAGTGATGTCAGTAATGTCATTAACCAAAAAAGTCATGTTTTCAATGattaattttttacaaaatttgaaattctatttaattGTTCAGCAGCATTTCAGAGTGaaataactacaaaaatatttaaccaGACCACaccaaaaaaagatatatagaatGTTAAAAGTATGGGaaccacattttacaaatgataaacatgtgaaatatatataaatatgtagctCAAtcataatatgacaaaaataaatagatatatatatcaataaatatacAGCTCAatcataatatgaaaaaatatcaaagcaaaTGCTTTTCTAAAAGACTTCTCCTTGAAGCAGAAATTGGGACTATGTCTTTCAACTCTGCACAAAGTCATTGTTACAAATACAATTGTAGGTTTTGGAGTGTGTTCCTCTCTCAGGAAATACTTTCCTATTGATCATCTTaactttctttataaaaatatacaaggGGAATCTTTAATGGATGCCTATGAACTGGacaggagaaaggaaataaaaacttgATTATGTACAGTTTAAAgaactaaatatgaaaaagacaaattcttaatattctttccaaaaatgaaatagctttaaattaaaacaaaaatgcctAAAAAGACCTCCTCTGAAAGAAGATGGCCAATGTTGGTATTGAGTGTAAGTAGAATAGGCAGCAATatcttgatctataaaatgaatgagttgcACCAGATGGTTCccaagatctcttctagctcaaACTCTAGAATCCTAACAAAATCCTAGATCCTAATAAAACTACTATTGGACAGCCTCTTAAGGTTTAAAAGACATGCTCCTCACAAGGACTTTGCTAGGTATACCATTctatgttattttcattttgtagcaAAAGATACTGAGGTCAGGAAGTTTAAAGACTTGACTACAGTGTCATGACTTTGACTCAACCTCAGCCTTCTGTTTCCAAGATCCCTGTTGTATTCTTTTACCCTTCAGATTCAAACTCACAAATCATTATCAGTCATTGACATCTTAGTGTGGACTAATTTGCTGGCTCCCAATCACCACCTTAGTAGACCTTGTAAATGAATCTTGGAATAGTTAAGTTTTGAGTAAGTAGAGGGAGAATTCTTCTATAGAGAGCAGATTTGAAGATTATATTTGGAAGGATTATGGGCCTAGGCAATCAGGGAAGCTAACCTCCAAATGAGACTATAAATGATCTTAGTTCTGAGGAACTGCTTGAATAAAGAACAATAGAAGAACATTGAAGATAAATCTGCCTCCTAGTCAATGTTGTCTAGGGCCAGCCCTGTACACAGAAATTTCTGTAGCGATCACAGGTTTTCAGAGAACTGTCAAAACACCCTGAGATATAGATAGTacacattttccttcttttttttttctttttttaaacaggtgaggaaactgaagcactgAGAGATCAAGGAATTTCTGTAGAGTAACAAAATTAACAGTCTTGCAATTCAGTGAACTGAAGGCAAAGGATTTAGTCTTAAACACTgaggtttttttcctatttaatatCTGGGTTATTTTATTCAAAACACTTAAGGTTGACAGATCTCAGTCTTAGATTTAGACAAATCACTGGAGGCAGGCAGAtctcagccttagttttctcacctataaaatatttaagttgAATTACATGGTCTCTGGCAACTAGATGATTAAGTGAATAGAgcaagacctgagctcaaatccagcttcagatactttcttaatttgtgaccctgggtaagtcacttagcttctgtttgccttagtttcctcgtctctaaaatgagctacagaaagaaatggtacttaaccccactgccttgcaaaaaaaaaaaaagaaagaaagaaatggcaaaccattccagtatctttgccaagaaacccccccAAAAGGGCTTAAGAAGacatgaaaaatgattaaaataatgacaatggtattttttttagatttttttgcaaagcaaatggggttaagtggcttgcccaaggccacacagctaggtaattattaagtgtctgagaccagatttgaactcaggtactcctgactccagggctggtgctttatccactgtgccacctagccgccccaacaatgGTCTTTTAAGATTTGCTCTTTTCCTATGAAATTATATTGCTGGGGAAGTGGGGAATGGAGCCAAAATGTCAACagaagaagagcctctcttaggtgctctcaccataatatttcaaaagtcataaaattatgactctaactaaattttcaagagacagaaccacAGAGGGgttcagtgaggcaattctccagaacaaggtaacctggaaaataatggaaaggctcCATTCCACAGGGTTAGaagggcagcctgccagagtgaaggaacttcagcctccaggaggcagtcccagggcacctgggaacCCAAATCACAGGcaatttcctgatctacaccccggggagcactaagcacaacttagaagatcagtggggagcccagatccaggaaaaggaagcaggcagagctggtaagcaggagcccccaggcaactgagccttgagtgctctgAATActaaaggtaggggagtggagagagacttccaaggacTGTTCTCTGtacctgaaacaggactctggggctctgaccacattcagatcctgaacacagtctaggacccccatagaacatcagccccccccctcacctcagccatgtggcagaggggtgcgcttgtggtcattcacagaccaggaaggaagacagagcttcacacactgagatccttatggGGGGAGGGTgtaccaataatactcaaaagttcaggaagcatcccaaaaccaggcacaggctggggaaatgagtaagcagggggaaaaaaggaacctgaccattgacaaatgcTTTGTCTAaaatcccaaggaggatcaaaatactccatcagaagatgaggaagtacaagcttctgcatctaaagactccaaggaaaatggaaactgggctcaggctatgacagagctcagaaaagattttgaaaatcaagtaagggagaaagaagaaaaattgggaaaagaaatgagagagatgtaggaaaaacatgaaaaagaagccagcaacctagtcaagaagatccaagaatctagaatggagctaaaggaagctgttgactttatgagaagtcaagacataatacttcaacaccaaaagactgaaaaattagaagaaaatgtgaaacatctcattgaaaaaataactgatctggaaaacagattcaggaaagataattttgaaattgttgtgatagctgaaagtcatgatcaggaaaagagccttgacctcttttttttaattaaaaattttatttattttgagttttacaattttttcccccaatcttacttccctcccccaacccccacagaaagcaatttgtcagtctttacattgtttccatgttgtacattgatccaaattgagtgtgatgagagagaaatcatatccttaaagaagaaacataaagtataagagataacaagatcagacaataagatatcagatttttttcctaaattaaagggaatagaccttgaactttgttcaaactccaaaattctttctctggatacagatggtattctccattgaagacagccccaaattgtccctgattgttgcactgatggaatgagcaagtccatcaaggttgatcatcacccccatgttgttgttaaggtatacagtgttttttgggttctgctcatctcactcagcattagttcatgcaaatccctccaggctgacttgaattctcatccctcatggtttctaatagaacaatagtgtttcatgacatacatagaccatagtttgctaagccatttcccaattgaaggacattttcttgatttccaattcttttccaccacaagcagggctactatgaatatgtttgtacaagtgatgtttttaccctttttcatcatctcttcagggtatagacccagtattggtattgctggatcaaagggtatgtacatttttgttgccctttgggcatagatccaaatttctctccaaaaagattg is drawn from Macrotis lagotis isolate mMagLag1 chromosome 5, bilby.v1.9.chrom.fasta, whole genome shotgun sequence and contains these coding sequences:
- the TRAPPC3L gene encoding trafficking protein particle complex subunit 3-like protein isoform X2; this translates as MSRPGNRRPEYHKINRDLFVLTYGALVAQLCKDYEKDEDVNNYLDKMGYGIGIRLVEDFLARSCVKKCHSYSEIADLIAQVAFKMYLGITPSVTRNESSRNEFSLILDKNPLVEFVEELPAGRSSLCYCNLLCGVIRGALEMIHLTADVTFLQDRLKGDKVTEIGITFLKKLEEKKYRRKK
- the TRAPPC3L gene encoding trafficking protein particle complex subunit 3-like protein isoform X1, encoding MSRPGNRRPEYHKIDWHLPAISSSASAYSMNRDLFVLTYGALVAQLCKDYEKDEDVNNYLDKMGYGIGIRLVEDFLARSCVKKCHSYSEIADLIAQVAFKMYLGITPSVTRNESSRNEFSLILDKNPLVEFVEELPAGRSSLCYCNLLCGVIRGALEMIHLTADVTFLQDRLKGDKVTEIGITFLKKLEEKKYRRKK